The proteins below are encoded in one region of Thioalkalivibrio sp. K90mix:
- a CDS encoding phosphatase PAP2 family protein has translation MRMPRRMDEAELAICQLCNQVNRQWAVSRFFGLISRLGDGVVWYGLMLLLPLLHGPEAAWVSLQMAVVGLASLPLYKWLKRRTSRPRPCNRGRPFTRTVDPLDEFSFPSGHTMHAVGFTVVLVAWFPVWAWLVVPFAALVAASRLVLALHYPSDVAMGALIGASMAGAVLALAGLV, from the coding sequence ATGCGCATGCCTCGGCGCATGGATGAGGCGGAGCTGGCGATCTGCCAGCTGTGCAATCAGGTCAATCGTCAGTGGGCGGTCAGCCGCTTCTTCGGACTGATCAGCCGGCTGGGAGACGGGGTCGTCTGGTACGGGCTGATGCTCCTGCTACCGCTGCTCCACGGTCCCGAGGCCGCCTGGGTCAGCCTGCAGATGGCCGTGGTGGGGCTGGCGTCATTACCGCTGTACAAGTGGCTGAAGCGCCGTACGAGCCGACCGCGACCGTGCAACCGCGGCCGTCCGTTCACCCGCACGGTGGATCCACTGGACGAGTTCAGCTTCCCCTCCGGCCACACCATGCATGCGGTGGGATTCACGGTCGTGCTGGTAGCATGGTTCCCCGTCTGGGCCTGGCTGGTGGTGCCGTTCGCCGCCCTGGTTGCCGCCTCGCGCCTGGTGCTGGCGCTGCACTATCCCAGCGATGTCGCAATGGGGGCGCTAATCGGGGCCAGCATGGCCGGAGCGGTGCTGGCACTGGCCGGTCTGGTTTGA
- a CDS encoding GNAT family N-acetyltransferase — protein MSAPQIIPPAKAAHAETGFRVHLAAGPGDLEAAQRLRYSVFAEEMGARISDAEGELDADYLDPHCHHLLVREPRTGELVACTRILTEESAAVAGGFYSLAEFELGPLMNLPGKTLEIGRTCVRADQRQGAAINALWSGLARFMTARQYQYLMGCASLSLTERTPAQLAWLRLFHRGPSRLRVTPRRPLPNSLSIWHGTPSRAGLPSLLKAYLRLGARICGEACHDPDFNVADLLVLLDVRDLPDRYHRHFLGASAPTSRGATHDGKPAGIG, from the coding sequence ATGTCCGCACCGCAGATCATCCCGCCCGCGAAGGCGGCTCACGCCGAGACGGGCTTTCGCGTCCATCTGGCCGCCGGACCGGGCGACCTGGAGGCCGCTCAGCGCCTGCGCTACTCCGTGTTCGCGGAGGAGATGGGCGCGCGGATTTCCGACGCCGAAGGCGAGCTGGATGCCGATTATCTGGATCCCCACTGCCATCACCTCCTGGTACGCGAGCCCCGCACCGGGGAGCTGGTCGCCTGCACGCGCATCCTGACCGAGGAGAGCGCGGCCGTTGCCGGTGGGTTTTACTCACTGGCCGAGTTCGAGCTGGGCCCGTTGATGAACCTGCCCGGCAAGACGCTGGAGATCGGGCGCACCTGTGTGCGCGCGGATCAGCGTCAGGGTGCGGCGATCAATGCCCTTTGGTCCGGTCTCGCCCGCTTTATGACCGCGCGGCAGTATCAGTACCTGATGGGCTGCGCCAGCCTTTCGCTGACCGAACGGACCCCGGCCCAGCTTGCCTGGCTGCGCCTGTTTCATCGCGGCCCGTCGCGTCTGCGCGTCACACCGCGCCGGCCGCTGCCCAACTCCCTCAGTATCTGGCACGGCACACCCTCGCGCGCCGGCTTGCCATCGCTGCTCAAGGCCTACCTGCGCCTGGGTGCCCGTATCTGCGGCGAGGCCTGTCACGATCCCGACTTCAATGTCGCCGATCTGCTGGTCCTGCTGGATGTCAGGGACCTTCCGGATCGCTACCATCGGCACTTCCTGGGCGCGTCCGCGCCCACTAGCCGAGGAGCGACACATGACGGGAAGCCTGCGGGCATCGGGTAG
- a CDS encoding rhodanese-like domain-containing protein, giving the protein MSEKKLMDFVAEARQHVEEISPEALSEKMEAGEDWLLVDVREPYEYEKIHVPNSLLIPRGLLEGAADPNTPHRIEALVNARDKPVAVMCATGGRAAMSVQRLREMGFGQVVNVAGGIKGWEAEDLPVESGAYTGQLP; this is encoded by the coding sequence ATGAGCGAGAAGAAGTTGATGGATTTCGTCGCCGAGGCGCGCCAGCACGTCGAGGAGATCTCCCCCGAGGCACTCTCCGAGAAGATGGAGGCTGGCGAGGACTGGCTGCTGGTGGACGTGCGCGAACCGTACGAATACGAAAAGATCCATGTGCCGAACTCGCTGCTGATTCCGCGCGGCCTGCTGGAAGGCGCGGCGGACCCGAACACGCCGCATCGCATCGAAGCGCTGGTCAACGCCCGCGACAAACCGGTGGCCGTGATGTGTGCCACGGGCGGACGTGCCGCGATGTCCGTGCAGCGCCTGCGTGAAATGGGCTTTGGCCAGGTCGTGAACGTGGCCGGCGGTATCAAGGGATGGGAGGCCGAGGACCTGCCGGTGGAATCCGGGGCCTATACCGGTCAGCTGCCGTAG
- a CDS encoding 1-acyl-sn-glycerol-3-phosphate acyltransferase, producing MRILLHLLKGVWLTWRMSRRGDAFETRSRTRRDWYDRALWLAGVRFRLTGTPPEQASLVVANHVSWLDIPLIGAAVDPCFLSKDEIARWPVIGWLARQHDTRFIRRGAGEANAHIEAMREGLDEGRHFVVFPEGTTSRGQGVRRFHPRLFAAVAENGHPVQPVALDYERPEGGPVPVAYTDDDRLLVNAWHLLCRRETRVQVHFLAPLQTAEEDRRSLAEASRDAIVERLGLPAEPLNPPTTKRRKAR from the coding sequence ATGCGCATTCTCCTGCACCTGCTGAAGGGCGTCTGGCTGACCTGGCGCATGTCGCGCCGGGGCGATGCCTTCGAGACGCGCAGCCGCACCCGCCGCGACTGGTACGACCGTGCGCTGTGGCTGGCGGGGGTGCGTTTTCGCCTGACCGGCACTCCGCCCGAGCAGGCCTCGCTGGTGGTTGCCAACCATGTCTCGTGGCTGGACATCCCGCTGATTGGCGCGGCCGTGGATCCGTGTTTTCTGTCCAAGGACGAGATCGCCCGCTGGCCGGTGATCGGCTGGCTGGCGCGCCAGCACGACACGCGCTTCATCCGCCGCGGCGCCGGCGAGGCGAACGCCCACATCGAGGCCATGCGCGAGGGCCTCGACGAGGGGCGGCACTTCGTCGTGTTTCCGGAAGGGACGACCAGCCGCGGGCAGGGTGTACGCCGCTTCCACCCGCGCCTGTTTGCCGCGGTGGCCGAGAACGGCCATCCGGTGCAGCCGGTGGCGCTGGACTACGAGCGCCCCGAGGGCGGTCCGGTCCCGGTCGCCTATACCGACGACGACCGCCTCCTCGTGAATGCCTGGCACCTGCTGTGCCGCCGCGAGACCCGCGTGCAGGTGCATTTCCTTGCGCCGCTGCAAACCGCTGAAGAGGATCGCCGTTCGCTGGCAGAGGCCTCGCGGGACGCGATCGTCGAGCGCCTGGGGCTGCCCGCCGAGCCCCTGAACCCGCCCACTACGAAGCGACGAAAGGCGCGCTGA
- a CDS encoding alanine--glyoxylate aminotransferase family protein: protein MQAKSFLPPQRTLMGPGPSDVNPRVLSAMSRPIIGHLDPVFVGMMEEMKGLLQYAFQTENALTLPVSAPGSAGMETCFANLVEPGDKAIVCINGVFGTRMKENVERCGGTAVVVEDDWGAPVSPGKVEDALKGNPDAKILAFVHAETSTGACSDVETLCRLAREHDCLTIVDAVTSLGGSPLKVDDWGVDAIYSGSQKCLSCTPGLSPVSFSQRAVERIQARSHKVQSWFLDLNLVMGYWGGGGKRAYHHTAPINALYALHESLVILAEEGLENSWNRHARHHAALRAGLEAMGLTFLVDEAHRLPQLNAVHVPAGVDEAAVRAELLERYNLEIGAGLGPYAGKVWRIGLMGHGANERNVSLCLSALEAVLADMGAVKPGQALAAARARYKQS, encoded by the coding sequence ATGCAGGCAAAATCCTTTCTCCCCCCGCAGCGCACCCTGATGGGCCCCGGCCCCTCCGACGTGAACCCGCGCGTGCTGAGCGCGATGAGCCGCCCGATCATCGGCCATCTGGACCCGGTGTTCGTCGGCATGATGGAGGAGATGAAAGGTCTGCTGCAGTACGCATTCCAGACCGAAAATGCCCTGACCCTGCCGGTCTCCGCGCCCGGATCCGCCGGCATGGAGACCTGCTTCGCCAACCTGGTGGAACCGGGCGACAAGGCGATCGTCTGCATCAACGGCGTGTTCGGCACGCGCATGAAAGAGAACGTCGAGCGCTGCGGCGGCACCGCGGTGGTGGTCGAGGATGACTGGGGTGCCCCGGTCTCCCCGGGCAAGGTCGAAGACGCGCTGAAGGGCAACCCGGACGCGAAGATCCTGGCCTTCGTGCATGCCGAGACCTCCACCGGCGCCTGCTCGGATGTCGAGACCCTGTGCCGTCTGGCGCGCGAGCACGACTGCCTGACCATCGTGGACGCGGTCACCAGCCTGGGCGGCAGCCCGCTGAAGGTCGACGACTGGGGCGTGGACGCCATCTATTCCGGCAGCCAGAAGTGCCTGTCCTGCACCCCGGGCCTTTCGCCGGTCAGCTTCAGCCAGCGCGCGGTCGAGCGCATCCAGGCGCGCAGCCACAAGGTGCAGAGCTGGTTCCTCGACCTGAACCTGGTGATGGGCTACTGGGGTGGCGGCGGCAAGCGCGCCTACCATCACACCGCGCCAATCAACGCCCTGTACGCCCTGCACGAGTCGCTGGTGATCCTGGCCGAAGAGGGCCTGGAGAACAGCTGGAACCGTCACGCCCGCCACCACGCCGCCCTGCGCGCGGGCCTCGAGGCGATGGGCCTGACCTTCCTGGTCGACGAGGCCCACCGACTGCCGCAACTCAACGCCGTGCATGTCCCCGCAGGCGTGGACGAGGCCGCCGTGCGTGCGGAACTGCTGGAGCGCTACAACCTCGAGATCGGCGCCGGGCTCGGCCCCTATGCCGGCAAGGTCTGGCGCATCGGCCTGATGGGTCATGGCGCCAACGAACGCAACGTCTCGCTGTGCCTGTCCGCGCTGGAGGCCGTGCTGGCCGACATGGGCGCGGTCAAGCCGGGACAGGCCCTCGCTGCTGCCCGCGCCCGCTACAAGCAATCGTAG
- a CDS encoding glycosyltransferase family 1 protein: MNVALVTETWPPEVNGVAHTLERLTEGLRQRGHRVQVIRPRQVLDRPVAGPRHAMSPEDVTLPGIAIPGYRGLRMGLPSTRRLRRLWRHSPPDVAYIATEGPLGHAALAVARQLGIPVASGFHTRFDGYARHYGLGLLTLPVRRLLRRFHNRCGATLVPTRALAEELREQGFLRVGVLARGVDTRRFTPARRSRTLRGQWGASGPVPVVIHVGRLAAEKNLDLVIAAFRAIQAARPDARLVLVGDGPQRERLARAHPDVIFAGQQTGQALAQHYASADLFLFPSTSETFGNVVIEAMASGLPVLAFDTAAAHEHLVDGVSGVRVSLTGARRVDEQAFVRAARELADHPEQWPLLGARAREHASTLDWSEVIGGFESVLVQLVQTEARDAHASAHG, translated from the coding sequence GTGAACGTGGCCCTCGTGACCGAGACCTGGCCACCCGAGGTCAATGGTGTGGCGCATACCCTCGAGCGGCTGACCGAGGGGCTGCGGCAACGCGGCCACCGAGTACAGGTGATTCGCCCGCGGCAGGTGCTGGATCGGCCCGTCGCGGGGCCCCGGCATGCAATGAGCCCCGAGGATGTCACGCTCCCCGGTATCGCGATCCCCGGCTACCGGGGGCTGCGGATGGGTTTGCCCTCCACGCGCCGGTTGCGCCGCCTGTGGCGGCACTCACCCCCGGATGTCGCGTACATCGCCACCGAAGGACCCCTCGGGCATGCCGCGCTGGCGGTGGCCAGGCAGCTCGGCATCCCGGTGGCCTCGGGTTTTCACACGCGCTTCGATGGCTATGCCCGCCACTACGGGCTGGGACTGCTGACCCTCCCGGTGCGGCGTCTGTTGCGGCGGTTTCACAACCGTTGCGGCGCCACCCTGGTACCCACCCGCGCGCTGGCCGAGGAGCTTCGGGAACAGGGGTTCCTGCGGGTGGGGGTGCTGGCGCGAGGGGTGGATACCCGGCGTTTCACTCCCGCGCGCCGTTCCCGGACGCTGCGGGGGCAGTGGGGTGCGAGTGGCCCGGTGCCCGTCGTGATCCATGTCGGACGCCTGGCCGCGGAGAAAAACCTGGATCTGGTGATCGCCGCCTTCCGCGCCATCCAGGCAGCCCGTCCCGATGCGCGGCTTGTGCTGGTGGGGGACGGCCCCCAGCGGGAGCGCCTGGCGCGTGCGCATCCGGATGTCATTTTCGCCGGGCAGCAGACCGGGCAGGCCCTGGCGCAGCACTACGCCAGCGCAGACCTGTTCCTGTTCCCGTCGACCTCCGAGACCTTCGGCAACGTGGTGATCGAGGCCATGGCCAGCGGTCTGCCGGTGCTCGCGTTCGATACGGCCGCCGCCCACGAGCACCTGGTCGATGGCGTCTCGGGTGTCCGCGTTTCGCTGACCGGCGCCCGCCGGGTCGACGAGCAGGCCTTCGTGCGCGCGGCACGCGAGCTCGCCGACCATCCCGAGCAGTGGCCGCTGCTCGGCGCGCGAGCGCGGGAACATGCGTCCACGCTGGACTGGTCCGAGGTGATCGGCGGCTTCGAGTCGGTCCTGGTGCAACTGGTGCAGACGGAGGCCCGTGATGCGCATGCCTCGGCGCATGGATGA
- a CDS encoding TRAP transporter permease — MSETRGTTGEATEPADNAAETAQELESGARHPGRGTRSLIWLTAVAWSLFQIWIASPLGDWLDFFVVSDTEARSIHLAFAVFLAYLLFPAIRPGTRHVSWSRAIGVTYALGGLILMAFGIWQLLGLERLAEVYVIIGLTLLVIALPLLRGHDPIHHIPLTDWMFAAIAAFSALYLYLFHAELADRPGAPSDVDLIVAGIGLILLLEATRRVLGPALTIIAAIFLFYTFAGPIMPDIIAHRGASYPRAMAQQWLSNEGVFGIALGVSTSFVFLFVLFGALLERAGAGDYFIRVAFSLLGHMRGGPAKAAVMASGMTGVVSGSSIANVVTTGTFTIPLMKRVGFSPHKAGAVEVASSVNGQLMPPVMGAAAFLMVEYVGIPYVEVLKHAILPALIAYIALIYIVHLEACKNGMEGLKRATVTTWRGRLISFGITVSSLVILAGAVYWGLGWIKDVAGDAAAWIIAALLFTAYLVLLWIAAHEPEAAPLDTERPLPRVLPTVLGGLHYVLPLVVLVWALVVERLSPGLSAFWAVAFMIFIVLTQRPLVALFRRQGRLAQAAWVGVWELFQGFETGARNMIGIGVATAAAGIIVGTVAMTGVGLVLTDLVDTLSGGNLLLVLFLTALISLVLGLGLPTTANYIVVATLMAPVIVELGAQNDILIPLIAAHLFVFYFGIMADVTPPVGLASFAGAAVAKADPIRTGIQAFAYSLRTIALPFFFIFNSQLLLIGVDNVFQLLLVFLGSLAGILLFTAATQGYFLTRSRRWESALLLVSAFVLLAPTVLMDRVAEPHERIPAEQLFEVVETIPDRESLRVEATGIDLEGREITRTVMFPLGDPDLEPRERLSDAGLDVSFDEDAEKARIQTVAFGSPAGRVGLEGGWTITSVLVETDRPSPYWWYLPGLLPALLVAWNQRRREPPSGPTAAAPALSA; from the coding sequence ATGAGCGAGACCAGGGGGACTACCGGGGAGGCCACGGAACCGGCCGACAACGCGGCCGAGACTGCTCAGGAACTGGAGTCCGGTGCGCGTCACCCGGGGCGCGGCACACGCAGCCTGATCTGGCTGACTGCAGTGGCCTGGTCGCTGTTCCAGATCTGGATCGCCTCACCCCTGGGCGACTGGCTGGATTTCTTTGTCGTCTCGGATACCGAGGCGCGCTCGATCCACCTGGCCTTTGCGGTATTCCTGGCCTACCTGCTGTTTCCGGCGATCCGCCCGGGCACGCGCCACGTGTCCTGGTCGCGCGCCATTGGCGTGACCTACGCCCTGGGCGGGCTGATCCTGATGGCGTTCGGGATCTGGCAGTTGCTGGGTCTGGAGCGCCTGGCCGAGGTCTACGTAATCATCGGACTGACCCTGCTGGTGATCGCATTGCCGCTGCTGCGCGGCCATGACCCGATCCACCACATACCGCTGACCGACTGGATGTTCGCGGCGATCGCGGCCTTCAGCGCGCTGTACCTGTACCTGTTTCATGCCGAACTGGCCGATCGCCCCGGGGCGCCCTCGGACGTCGATCTGATCGTCGCCGGGATCGGCCTGATCCTGCTGCTGGAGGCCACCCGGCGGGTACTGGGTCCGGCGCTGACGATCATCGCCGCGATCTTTTTGTTCTACACCTTCGCCGGCCCGATCATGCCGGACATCATTGCCCATCGCGGCGCCAGCTATCCCCGCGCGATGGCGCAGCAGTGGCTGTCCAACGAGGGGGTGTTCGGGATCGCGCTGGGGGTCTCGACCAGCTTCGTGTTCCTGTTCGTGCTGTTCGGCGCGCTGCTGGAGCGCGCCGGGGCAGGCGACTACTTCATCCGGGTCGCGTTCTCCCTGCTCGGGCACATGCGCGGAGGCCCGGCCAAGGCGGCCGTAATGGCCTCGGGGATGACCGGGGTGGTGTCGGGTTCGTCCATCGCCAACGTCGTCACCACCGGGACCTTCACCATCCCCCTGATGAAGCGGGTCGGCTTCAGCCCGCACAAGGCCGGGGCCGTCGAGGTGGCCAGCTCCGTGAACGGACAGCTGATGCCACCCGTCATGGGGGCCGCCGCGTTCCTGATGGTCGAATACGTCGGCATCCCCTATGTCGAGGTCCTCAAGCACGCGATCCTGCCGGCCCTGATCGCCTATATCGCGCTGATCTACATCGTGCACCTGGAGGCCTGCAAGAACGGCATGGAGGGCCTCAAGCGCGCTACCGTCACCACCTGGCGCGGCCGCCTGATCAGCTTCGGGATCACGGTCTCCAGCCTGGTCATACTGGCGGGCGCCGTCTACTGGGGGCTTGGCTGGATCAAGGACGTGGCCGGCGACGCGGCCGCCTGGATCATCGCCGCCCTGCTGTTTACCGCCTACCTGGTGCTGCTGTGGATTGCCGCTCATGAACCGGAAGCGGCGCCACTGGATACCGAGCGTCCGCTGCCGCGCGTGCTGCCCACGGTGCTGGGCGGGCTGCACTACGTGCTGCCGCTGGTGGTACTGGTCTGGGCGCTGGTCGTGGAGCGCCTGTCGCCGGGGCTTTCGGCCTTCTGGGCCGTCGCGTTCATGATCTTCATCGTGCTGACTCAGCGGCCACTGGTCGCACTGTTCCGGCGCCAGGGCCGGCTCGCACAGGCGGCCTGGGTCGGCGTATGGGAGCTGTTCCAGGGTTTCGAGACCGGCGCACGCAACATGATCGGCATCGGTGTCGCGACCGCAGCGGCCGGGATTATCGTCGGTACCGTCGCGATGACCGGGGTCGGGCTGGTGCTGACCGACCTGGTCGACACCCTCTCTGGCGGCAACCTGCTGCTCGTGCTGTTCCTGACCGCGCTGATCAGCCTGGTGCTGGGCCTGGGACTGCCGACCACCGCGAACTACATCGTGGTCGCGACCCTGATGGCCCCGGTGATCGTGGAGCTGGGCGCCCAGAACGACATCCTGATCCCGCTGATCGCCGCGCACCTGTTCGTGTTCTACTTTGGCATCATGGCGGACGTGACACCCCCGGTGGGGCTGGCCTCGTTCGCCGGAGCGGCCGTGGCGAAGGCGGATCCGATCCGCACCGGGATACAGGCCTTCGCCTACAGCCTGCGCACCATCGCGCTGCCATTCTTCTTCATCTTCAACAGCCAGCTGCTGCTGATCGGCGTGGACAACGTGTTCCAGTTGCTGCTCGTCTTCCTCGGCTCGCTGGCCGGCATTCTCCTGTTTACCGCGGCGACCCAGGGCTACTTCCTGACCCGGAGCCGCCGCTGGGAATCGGCGCTGCTGCTGGTCAGTGCGTTCGTGCTGCTGGCCCCGACCGTACTGATGGATCGGGTAGCAGAGCCCCATGAGCGAATACCAGCCGAACAGCTGTTCGAGGTCGTCGAGACCATCCCGGATCGCGAATCCCTGCGGGTGGAGGCCACCGGTATCGACCTGGAGGGCCGTGAGATCACCCGCACCGTGATGTTCCCGCTGGGCGACCCGGATCTGGAGCCGCGCGAACGCCTGTCCGATGCCGGCCTCGACGTCTCCTTTGACGAAGACGCGGAAAAGGCCCGCATCCAGACGGTTGCTTTTGGCAGTCCGGCCGGCCGGGTAGGCTTGGAAGGCGGCTGGACGATCACCAGCGTGCTCGTGGAGACCGACCGTCCCAGCCCCTACTGGTGGTACCTCCCGGGTCTCCTGCCGGCGCTGCTGGTGGCCTGGAACCAGCGCCGCCGCGAGCCGCCCTCCGGGCCGACCGCGGCGGCACCAGCGCTCAGCGCCTGA
- a CDS encoding DUF302 domain-containing protein, producing the protein MEQPKYGFNVILSVPMDTAIERTTAALGEEGFGILSEIDVAAAFKKKLDLDHRPYRILGACNPHLARHAIEADPNIGLLLPCNVLVQDNQDGTCTVGFMDPVAVMALVDKPGVEALASDVRERLERVRQALEAG; encoded by the coding sequence ATGGAACAACCCAAATACGGCTTTAACGTGATTCTGAGCGTCCCGATGGATACGGCTATCGAGCGCACGACGGCGGCCCTCGGCGAGGAGGGCTTCGGCATCCTCAGCGAGATCGATGTAGCCGCCGCCTTCAAGAAGAAGCTGGATCTCGATCATCGTCCCTACCGCATCCTCGGCGCGTGCAACCCGCATCTCGCGCGTCATGCCATTGAGGCCGATCCCAACATCGGGCTGCTGTTGCCCTGCAACGTCCTGGTGCAGGACAACCAGGACGGGACCTGCACCGTCGGTTTCATGGACCCGGTCGCGGTGATGGCCCTGGTGGACAAACCGGGCGTCGAGGCCCTTGCCAGCGATGTCCGGGAACGCCTCGAACGGGTCCGCCAGGCACTGGAAGCCGGCTGA
- the glcE gene encoding glycolate oxidase subunit GlcE, whose amino-acid sequence MRDTKDHAAPLAEAIREASVAGNRIALRGGRQHGDQSFPDGIPTGVLQLESHEHRGIVTLEPSELVVTVRSGTPVVTLDQALDEVGMMLPFEPALGAPEATVGGMVALGMSGPRRPWAAALRDAVLGTRVVNGRGDILQFGGQVMKNVAGFDVSRLMCGSLGGLGLILETSFKLLPRPACERYLQREDDTESFIARCSAWGRTGWPFSGIAWHDGVTHIRLGGGEEAVDEAIQRIDAEPGDPARGFWSALRDRSLPLFTDELAAGARLWRISLPPATEPLALSGEWLLNWGGAERWLRTTEHPETVRRAVTDAGGHARLWLGDAPGVSRLHPRGEALEALEGRLREALDPDGVFFAPLLPNPRSRRPRTT is encoded by the coding sequence GTGAGAGACACCAAAGACCATGCCGCGCCGCTCGCGGAGGCGATCCGCGAGGCCAGCGTGGCAGGGAACCGAATCGCCCTGCGCGGCGGTCGCCAGCATGGTGATCAGAGCTTCCCCGACGGCATCCCCACCGGCGTACTCCAGCTGGAGAGCCACGAACATCGGGGGATCGTGACCCTGGAGCCGAGCGAACTGGTCGTCACCGTGCGCAGCGGCACCCCCGTGGTCACCCTGGACCAGGCCCTGGACGAGGTCGGCATGATGCTCCCCTTCGAACCCGCGCTGGGCGCCCCCGAAGCCACCGTCGGTGGCATGGTCGCACTGGGCATGTCGGGACCGCGCCGCCCGTGGGCCGCCGCACTGCGCGATGCCGTGCTCGGCACCCGGGTCGTGAACGGACGCGGCGACATCCTGCAGTTCGGCGGCCAGGTCATGAAAAACGTCGCAGGCTTCGATGTCTCGCGCCTGATGTGTGGCAGCCTGGGCGGTCTCGGGCTGATCCTGGAGACCAGCTTCAAATTGTTGCCGCGACCGGCCTGCGAGCGCTACCTGCAGCGCGAGGATGATACTGAATCGTTCATCGCGCGCTGCAGCGCCTGGGGCCGCACCGGGTGGCCATTCTCGGGCATCGCCTGGCACGACGGCGTCACCCATATCCGTCTTGGCGGCGGCGAGGAAGCGGTGGACGAGGCCATCCAGCGTATCGACGCCGAACCGGGCGACCCGGCCCGGGGCTTCTGGAGCGCACTGAGGGACCGCAGCCTGCCCCTGTTCACGGACGAACTGGCCGCCGGGGCCCGGCTGTGGCGGATCAGCCTGCCACCGGCGACGGAACCGCTCGCGCTGTCCGGCGAGTGGCTGCTGAACTGGGGCGGCGCGGAGCGCTGGCTGCGCACGACGGAACATCCCGAGACCGTGCGCCGCGCCGTAACCGACGCCGGCGGGCACGCCCGCCTGTGGCTCGGCGACGCCCCGGGCGTGTCCCGCCTGCACCCGCGCGGGGAGGCGCTGGAGGCCCTGGAAGGCCGCCTGCGCGAGGCCCTGGACCCGGACGGCGTCTTCTTCGCCCCCCTGCTGCCGAACCCCCGTTCCCGCCGGCCGCGCACGACCTAA
- the glcF gene encoding glycolate oxidase subunit GlcF: METRLHERFANDPAARIAEDALRACVHCGFCNATCPTYQELGDEVDGPRGRIYQIKEILESGEANPTARTHLDRCLTCLNCMTTCPSGVDYNHLVAYGREVIEQDLDRNWRERTLRGLLARTLPARWPFRLALGLGRMVRPVLPATLRRRVPARQEAHEATQPIPSPILEGFPHGRVLLLSGCVHDAIDARTNAALKNLLGRLGVEVVEAGEARCCGAVEHHLAFEERARQRVRANLDAWQPALDQGVDAVVSTASGCGVMLRDYGHLLAGDSDYAERARGVSERVRDPVELFSPDAIQKLGIRAPQGHDPIAWHAPCTLQHGQRLAGRVEPLLQAAGFELAPTAEPHLCCGSAGTYSITQPAMAARLRTRKLDNLEAAAPARIITANVGCQTHLQSGTETPVEHWLTLLERHCPATPAGA; the protein is encoded by the coding sequence ATGGAGACCCGGCTGCACGAACGCTTCGCGAACGATCCGGCCGCGCGCATTGCGGAGGATGCGCTGCGCGCCTGCGTGCACTGCGGCTTCTGCAACGCGACCTGCCCGACCTACCAGGAGCTGGGCGACGAGGTCGACGGCCCGCGCGGGCGCATCTACCAGATCAAGGAAATCCTCGAATCCGGCGAGGCCAACCCCACCGCGCGCACCCACCTGGACCGCTGCCTGACCTGCCTCAACTGCATGACCACCTGCCCCTCGGGCGTGGACTACAACCACCTGGTCGCCTATGGCCGGGAGGTGATCGAGCAGGACCTCGATCGCAACTGGCGCGAGCGGACCCTGCGCGGCCTGCTGGCCCGCACCCTGCCCGCGCGCTGGCCGTTCCGCCTGGCCCTGGGGCTGGGGCGCATGGTGCGCCCCGTCCTGCCCGCGACCCTGCGCCGCCGGGTACCCGCGCGGCAGGAAGCCCACGAAGCGACACAACCGATCCCTTCGCCAATCCTGGAAGGCTTTCCCCACGGGCGTGTCCTGCTGCTAAGCGGTTGCGTCCATGATGCAATCGACGCGCGCACCAACGCCGCACTGAAGAACCTCCTGGGGCGCCTCGGCGTCGAGGTCGTGGAAGCCGGCGAGGCTCGGTGCTGCGGGGCCGTCGAGCACCACCTGGCTTTCGAGGAACGCGCCCGGCAACGGGTGCGCGCCAACCTCGACGCCTGGCAACCCGCGCTCGACCAGGGCGTGGACGCGGTGGTCAGCACCGCCAGCGGCTGCGGCGTGATGCTGCGCGACTACGGCCACCTGCTGGCTGGCGATTCGGACTACGCGGAACGCGCACGCGGCGTCTCCGAGCGCGTACGCGACCCGGTGGAATTGTTCAGCCCGGACGCTATCCAGAAGCTGGGCATTCGCGCCCCGCAGGGCCACGACCCGATCGCCTGGCACGCCCCCTGCACCCTGCAGCATGGCCAGCGCCTGGCCGGGCGCGTAGAACCGCTTCTGCAGGCGGCAGGCTTCGAACTGGCACCCACAGCCGAGCCTCACCTATGCTGCGGCTCGGCAGGGACCTACTCGATCACCCAGCCAGCGATGGCCGCCCGTCTGCGTACCCGCAAGCTGGACAATCTGGAGGCCGCCGCACCCGCGCGTATCATAACGGCCAACGTCGGTTGCCAGACGCATCTCCAGTCCGGGACCGAGACGCCGGTCGAGCACTGGCTGACGCTGCTCGAGCGCCATTGTCCGGCAACTCCCGCCGGTGCGTAG